From bacterium, the proteins below share one genomic window:
- the pstA gene encoding phosphate ABC transporter permease PstA has translation MKIFKDKIFRFFVIFFSFLSIVPLLFFFFTILKKGFTAINWEFLTSLPKPPGEIGGGILNGIVGSFILIFLASFFSIPTGIFLGLFLYEFSDKKFGEFCNTLIDVLQGIPSIVIGIIAYLWIVKQMDHFSAISGAIALSLIFLPIIIKSTKESLQMIPFSLIESSLSLGATYPRTILKVILPCSLNGIISGILTGIGRIAGETAPLLFTAFGNPFLNFNILKPVSSLPHLIFVYTMSPYENWHKHAWGCALILVIIVLFLNSISKIGFRRWKVKL, from the coding sequence ATGAAAATTTTTAAGGATAAAATTTTTAGATTTTTTGTGATATTTTTTTCTTTCCTTTCAATTGTACCACTTTTATTTTTCTTTTTTACAATTTTGAAAAAAGGATTTACCGCAATTAACTGGGAATTTTTAACTTCATTACCGAAACCGCCTGGAGAAATAGGAGGAGGGATTTTAAACGGAATTGTCGGTAGTTTCATTTTAATTTTTTTAGCATCTTTTTTTTCAATACCAACAGGTATTTTCCTTGGTCTTTTTCTCTATGAATTCAGTGATAAAAAATTTGGAGAATTTTGTAATACTTTAATAGATGTTCTTCAAGGAATACCATCAATTGTTATAGGAATTATTGCTTATTTATGGATAGTAAAACAAATGGACCACTTTTCCGCAATATCTGGAGCAATTGCTTTATCTTTAATCTTTTTACCTATTATTATAAAATCCACAAAAGAAAGTCTTCAAATGATACCATTTTCGCTAATAGAATCTTCTCTATCACTTGGTGCTACATATCCGAGGACAATTTTAAAAGTTATACTCCCTTGTTCTTTAAATGGTATTATATCAGGAATTTTAACTGGTATAGGAAGAATTGCTGGAGAAACTGCTCCATTGCTTTTTACTGCTTTTGGTAATCCTTTTCTTAATTTTAATATTTTAAAACCAGTAAGTTCTTTACCTCATTTAATTTTTGTATATACAATGAGTCCTTATGAAAACTGGCATAAACATGCATGGGGATGTGCTTTAATACTTGTAATTATTGTTTTATTTTTGAATTCTATAAGTAAAATAGGATTTAGAAGATGGAAAGTGAAATTATAA